The following proteins come from a genomic window of Bradyrhizobium paxllaeri:
- the rfaE1 gene encoding D-glycero-beta-D-manno-heptose-7-phosphate kinase: MFDFEALSQAIPRQTVLCVGDLMLDEFVYGEVSRVSPEAPAPVIAVQRSETNVGGAGNVARNIASLGARCIFVGLIGDDEAGAKLKADLAREQLIEAVLVSDSSRPTTRKVRFVSEHFSTHMLRADWELSVPASADVEQRLIDAIVPQVARADIVLLSDYAKGVLTARVIRNIIDAANKLGKRVIVDPKSANFAIYRGATLLTPNRKEFAEATRSRADTDQNIAGAAQDAMVLADCEAMLVTQSEHGMTLVVRGGEAIHVPALPVKVRDVSGAGDTVAAALALTLAARADWETALRMANAAAAVAVGKKGTATVSPAELRRRILPHASLAAEEKIVAAGGDLDAHLLDWRRQGLRIGFTNGCFDILHPGHVKVLTAARGACDRLIVGLNSDASVKRLKGEGRPVQDERARAEVLAALEAVDLVAIFEEDTPIELIAKVRPSVLVKGGDYTREQVVGHEIVEAAGGEVMLVDILPGHSTTSLVGRARGDNA, translated from the coding sequence ATGTTCGATTTCGAAGCCCTGAGCCAGGCGATCCCGCGTCAGACCGTGCTCTGCGTCGGCGACCTCATGCTCGACGAGTTCGTCTATGGCGAGGTGTCGCGCGTTTCGCCGGAAGCGCCGGCACCCGTGATCGCCGTTCAGCGCAGCGAGACCAATGTCGGTGGCGCCGGCAACGTCGCGCGCAACATCGCTTCTCTCGGTGCGCGCTGCATCTTCGTCGGCCTGATCGGCGATGACGAGGCCGGCGCGAAGCTGAAGGCCGATCTGGCGCGGGAGCAACTGATCGAGGCGGTGCTGGTCTCCGATTCCTCGCGCCCGACGACGCGTAAGGTACGCTTCGTCTCCGAGCATTTTTCCACCCACATGCTGCGCGCGGATTGGGAACTGTCCGTGCCGGCCTCGGCCGATGTCGAGCAAAGGCTGATCGACGCGATCGTGCCGCAGGTCGCGCGTGCCGATATCGTGCTGCTGTCCGATTATGCCAAGGGCGTGCTGACGGCGCGCGTCATCCGCAATATCATCGATGCCGCGAACAAGCTCGGCAAGCGCGTGATCGTCGATCCCAAGAGCGCCAATTTCGCGATCTATCGCGGCGCCACGCTTTTGACGCCCAACCGCAAGGAGTTTGCGGAAGCCACCCGCAGCCGCGCCGATACCGACCAGAACATTGCCGGAGCGGCGCAGGACGCGATGGTTCTCGCCGATTGCGAGGCGATGCTGGTGACGCAAAGCGAGCACGGCATGACGCTGGTGGTGCGCGGCGGCGAGGCGATCCACGTGCCGGCGCTGCCGGTCAAGGTGCGCGACGTCTCGGGCGCGGGCGACACCGTCGCCGCGGCGCTGGCGCTGACGCTAGCGGCCAGGGCGGATTGGGAAACGGCGCTGCGGATGGCGAATGCGGCGGCGGCCGTCGCGGTCGGCAAGAAGGGTACCGCTACCGTGTCGCCGGCGGAACTGCGGCGAAGAATCCTGCCGCATGCCTCGCTGGCGGCGGAGGAAAAGATCGTGGCTGCCGGCGGCGATCTCGATGCGCATCTTTTGGACTGGCGCCGGCAGGGGCTGCGCATCGGCTTCACCAATGGCTGCTTCGACATTCTGCATCCCGGCCACGTCAAGGTGCTGACGGCCGCGCGCGGCGCCTGCGACCGCCTGATCGTCGGCCTCAACAGCGATGCGTCGGTGAAGCGGCTGAAGGGCGAGGGGCGCCCGGTGCAGGACGAGCGGGCGCGTGCCGAAGTGCTGGCGGCGCTGGAGGCGGTCGATCTCGTCGCGATCTTCGAAGAGGACACGCCGATCGAACTGATCGCGAAGGTGAGGCCGAGCGTGCTGGTCAAAGGCGGCGACTACACCCGCGAGCAGGTCGTCGGCCACGAGATCGTCGAGGCCGCGGGCGGCGAGGTCATGCTCGTCGACATTCTGCCGGGCCACAGCACGACGTCGCTGGTCGGCCGCGCACGGGGAGACAATGCGTGA